The proteins below come from a single Esox lucius isolate fEsoLuc1 chromosome 7, fEsoLuc1.pri, whole genome shotgun sequence genomic window:
- the serpinh1a gene encoding serpin H1a, which translates to MVTNLLEIVTNLVAMAFLATAASAATATSADKVLSNHATLLADNSASLAFSLYQNIAKEKDMENILISPVVVASSLGLVALGGKASTASQVKTVLSADKVKDEQLHAGLAELLEEVTDSKARNVTWKISNRLYGPSTVNFIDAFVKNSKKHYNYDHSKINFKDKKSAVKSINDWAAKSTDGKLPEVTKDVEKTDGAMIINAMFFKPHWDEQFHHAMVDNRGFLVPRSHTIGVPMMHRTGLYGFHEDTVNKLFILSIPLAHKKSSLVFFMPYNVEPLERLEKLLTSKQLDTWMGKLKETAVAVSLPKVSMEVSHNIQKHLGALGLTEAVDKKKADLSNISGKKDLYLSNVFHASAMEWGTDGNPIDTSVFGTDKLKNPKLFYADHPFIFLVKDTKTNSILFLGRLVRPKGDKIRDEL; encoded by the exons ATGGTGACTAACCTGCTAGAAATTGTGACTAACCTGGTAGCAATGGCCTTCCTGGCCACGGCAGCCTCTGCTGCTACCGCCACATCAGCAGACAAGGTCCTGAGTAACCATGCCACCCTCCTGGCTGACAACAGTGCCAGCTTGGCATTCAGCCTCTATCAGAACATTGCCAAAGAGAAGGACATGGAGAACATCCTCATCTCCCCTGTGGTGGTGGCCTCATCCCTGGGTTTGGTCGCCCTCGGGGGCAAGGCCTCCACTGCTTCTCAGGTCAAGACCGTGCTGAGCGCCGACAAGGTAAAGGATGAACAACTGCATGCGGGTCTGGCCGAGCTCCTGGAGGAAGTCACCGACTCCAAGGCCCGCAATGTCACCTGGAAAATCAGCAATCGCCTTTACGGCCCCAGCACGGTTAACTTCATAGATGCTTTTGTCAAGAACAGCAAGAAGCATTATAACTATGACCACAGTAAAATCAACTTCAAAGACAAAAAGAGTGCTGTGAAGTCCATCAATGATTGGGCAGCTAAGTCCACCGATGGCAAGCTGCCTGAGGTCACCAAAGATGTGGAGAAGACTGATGGGGCCATGATCATCAACGCCATGTTCTTCAAAC CTCATTGGGATGAACAGTTCCACCATGCGATGGTGGACAACCGTGGCTTTCTGGTGCCCCGCTCTCACACCATTGGAGTACCCATGATGCACCGCACAG GTCTCTATGGCTTTCATGAGGACACAGTGAATAAGCTGTTCATCCTGAGCATACCCCTAGCCCATAAGAAGTCCAGCCTGGTATTCTTCATGCCCTACAATGTAGAGCCACTGGAGAGACTAGAGAAGCTGCTGACCAGTAAGCAACTAGACACATGGATGGGCAAGCTCAAGGAGACAGCGGTGGCTGTCTCTCTGCCCAAAGTCAGCATGGAAGTCAGTCACAACATCCAG AAACATCTTGGGGCCCTGGGTCTGACTGAGGCTGTGGATAAGAAAAAGGCAGACCTGTCCAACATTTCTGGGAAGAAGGACCTGTACCTGTCTAATGTCTTCCATGCCTCTGCCATGGAGTGGGGCACAGATGGGAACCCCATAGACACCAGTGTCTTTGGTACTGATAAGCTGAAGAACCCCAAGTTGTTCTATGCTGACCATCCATTCATCTTCCTGGTGAAAGACACCAAGACCAACTCCATCCTCTTCCTTGGTAGACTGGTCCGGCCCAAAGGAGATAAGATAAGAGATGAATTATAA